In the Streptomyces sp. f51 genome, one interval contains:
- a CDS encoding GNAT family N-acetyltransferase, whose product MNEIEWDTSQAIRIRPGEPADAGAVLDMLDGSVVWMNARGNTEQWGTTPFSTTPSLVERIHRYLTENAAFVAETGGTPVGAVVLDTGPAPSMPIGPAGEPERYVRLLVSDRRHGGRGIGAALLAHAAEETRRAGVGLLRVDCWAGGGGELVAYYERQGFTPTEPFLSGTWPGQVLARRIGDLPG is encoded by the coding sequence GTGAACGAGATCGAGTGGGACACCTCACAGGCGATACGGATCCGGCCGGGCGAGCCGGCCGACGCGGGGGCCGTTCTGGACATGCTCGACGGCTCCGTGGTCTGGATGAACGCCCGCGGCAACACCGAGCAGTGGGGCACGACCCCGTTCTCCACGACGCCGAGCCTCGTGGAGCGGATCCATCGGTACCTGACCGAGAACGCCGCCTTCGTCGCGGAGACCGGCGGAACACCCGTCGGAGCCGTCGTCCTCGACACCGGACCCGCCCCGAGCATGCCGATCGGGCCCGCCGGAGAACCCGAGCGCTACGTCCGGCTGCTGGTGTCCGACCGTCGGCACGGCGGCCGGGGCATCGGGGCCGCGCTCCTGGCCCACGCTGCCGAGGAGACACGGCGGGCCGGCGTCGGCCTGCTGCGGGTCGACTGCTGGGCGGGCGGCGGGGGCGAACTGGTCGCGTACTACGAGCGCCAGGGATTCACCCCCACCGAGCCGTTCCTGTCCGGCACCTGGCCGGGCCAGGTCCTGGCCCGACGGATCGGTGACCTGCCCGGCTGA
- a CDS encoding Fur family transcriptional regulator: protein MSDLLERLRGRGWRMTSQRRVVAEVLDGDHVHLTADEVHARAVERLPEISRATVYNALGELVSLGEVIEVSTDGRAKRYDPNAHHPHQHLVCSSCGTVRDVHPTGNPLADLPATERFGFTVAAVEVTYRGLCPSCA, encoded by the coding sequence ATGAGTGACCTGCTGGAGCGACTGCGAGGGCGTGGCTGGCGCATGACCTCCCAGCGGCGTGTCGTTGCGGAGGTCCTCGACGGCGACCACGTACACCTCACCGCCGACGAAGTGCATGCCCGCGCGGTCGAGCGGCTGCCCGAGATCTCCCGGGCGACCGTGTACAACGCCTTGGGGGAGCTGGTCTCGCTCGGCGAGGTGATCGAGGTCTCCACCGACGGCCGGGCCAAGCGCTACGACCCCAACGCCCACCACCCGCACCAGCATCTGGTGTGCTCCAGCTGCGGCACCGTCCGGGACGTCCACCCCACCGGGAACCCGCTGGCCGACCTCCCGGCGACGGAACGATTCGGTTTCACGGTCGCCGCCGTCGAGGTCACCTACCGCGGACTGTGCCCTTCGTGCGCCTAG
- the katG gene encoding catalase/peroxidase HPI, whose amino-acid sequence MSENHDAIVTDAKTEGAGGCPVAHDRAPHPTQGGGNRQWWPERLNLKILAKNPAVANPLGEDFDYAAAFESLDLPAVKQDIAEVLTTSQDWWPADFGNYGPFMIRMAWHSAGTYRISDGRGGAGAGQQRFAPLNSWPDNVNLDKARRLLWPVKKKYGQSLSWADLMILTGNVALEQMGFDTFGFAGGRADVWESEEDVYWGPETTWLDDERYTGDRELENPLGAVQMGLIYVNPEGPNGNPDPIAAARDIRETFRRMAMNDEETVALIAGGHTFGKTHGAGPAESVGDDPEAAGLEEQGLGWKSTYGTGKGGDAITSGLEVTWTPAPTQWDNGFFDVLFGYEWELTQSPAGANQWKPKDGAGEGTVPAAHDPAKKIAPSMLTTDLSLRFDPVYGPISRRFHENPAEFADAFARAWYKLTHRDMGPKSLYLGPEVPAETLLWQDPLPEAEGEVIGAEDISALKAKILASDLTVAQLVFTAWASASTFRGSDKRGGANGGRIRLEPQRGWEANDPDTLASVLRTLEGIQRDFNSGDKHVSLADLIVLGGVAAVEKAAQDAGHDVQVPFTPGRVDATDEQTDAESFAALEPTSDGFRNYLGKGNRLPAEYLLLDRANLLTLSAPELTVLVGGLRVLGANHGQSSHGVLTATPGQLTNDFFVNLLDLGTTWKATSEDATTFEARDDATGEVKWTGTRADLVFGSNSELRALAEVYASDDAGAKFVKDFVAAFAKVMNLDRFDLV is encoded by the coding sequence ATGTCTGAGAACCATGACGCGATCGTCACCGACGCGAAAACGGAGGGCGCAGGCGGCTGCCCCGTCGCGCACGACCGCGCTCCGCACCCGACTCAGGGCGGCGGCAACCGCCAGTGGTGGCCGGAGCGGCTCAACCTGAAGATCCTCGCCAAGAACCCCGCCGTGGCCAACCCGCTCGGCGAGGACTTCGACTACGCGGCGGCCTTCGAGTCCCTCGACCTCCCCGCCGTGAAGCAGGACATCGCCGAGGTGCTCACGACCTCGCAGGACTGGTGGCCCGCCGACTTCGGCAACTACGGCCCCTTCATGATCCGTATGGCCTGGCACAGCGCGGGCACCTACCGCATCAGCGACGGCCGCGGCGGCGCCGGAGCCGGCCAGCAGCGCTTCGCCCCGCTCAACAGCTGGCCGGACAACGTCAACCTGGACAAGGCCCGCCGTCTGCTGTGGCCCGTCAAGAAGAAGTACGGCCAGAGCCTCTCCTGGGCCGACCTCATGATCCTCACCGGCAACGTCGCCCTGGAGCAGATGGGCTTCGACACCTTCGGCTTCGCCGGCGGCCGCGCGGACGTGTGGGAGTCCGAGGAGGACGTGTACTGGGGCCCGGAGACCACCTGGCTCGACGACGAGCGCTACACGGGCGACCGTGAGCTGGAGAACCCGCTCGGCGCCGTCCAGATGGGTCTCATCTACGTCAACCCCGAGGGCCCGAACGGCAACCCGGACCCGATCGCCGCGGCCCGCGACATCCGCGAGACGTTCCGCCGGATGGCGATGAACGACGAGGAGACGGTCGCCCTCATCGCGGGCGGTCACACCTTCGGCAAGACCCACGGCGCGGGCCCCGCGGAGAGCGTCGGCGACGACCCCGAGGCCGCAGGGCTCGAGGAGCAGGGCCTGGGCTGGAAGAGCACGTACGGCACCGGCAAGGGCGGCGACGCGATCACCTCCGGCCTCGAGGTCACCTGGACCCCCGCGCCCACCCAGTGGGACAACGGCTTCTTCGACGTCCTCTTCGGCTACGAGTGGGAGCTGACCCAGAGTCCCGCGGGCGCCAACCAGTGGAAGCCGAAGGACGGCGCGGGCGAGGGAACCGTCCCGGCCGCGCACGACCCGGCGAAGAAGATCGCCCCCTCGATGCTCACGACGGACCTGTCGCTGCGCTTCGACCCGGTCTACGGGCCGATCTCCCGCCGCTTCCACGAGAACCCGGCCGAGTTCGCGGACGCCTTCGCTCGCGCCTGGTACAAGCTGACCCACCGCGACATGGGCCCGAAGTCCCTCTACCTCGGCCCCGAGGTCCCGGCGGAGACGCTGCTGTGGCAGGACCCGCTGCCCGAGGCGGAGGGCGAGGTCATCGGTGCCGAGGACATCAGCGCCCTCAAGGCGAAGATCCTCGCCTCGGACCTGACGGTCGCGCAGCTCGTCTTCACCGCGTGGGCGTCGGCCTCGACGTTCCGCGGCAGCGACAAGCGCGGCGGCGCCAACGGCGGCCGCATCCGTCTGGAGCCGCAGCGCGGCTGGGAGGCCAACGACCCCGACACGCTCGCGTCGGTGCTGCGCACGCTGGAGGGCATCCAGCGTGACTTCAACTCCGGCGACAAGCACGTCTCGCTGGCCGACCTGATCGTCCTCGGTGGCGTCGCCGCGGTCGAGAAGGCCGCCCAGGACGCCGGTCACGACGTCCAGGTGCCCTTCACCCCGGGCCGCGTCGACGCGACGGACGAGCAGACCGACGCGGAGTCCTTCGCCGCGCTGGAGCCGACCTCGGACGGCTTCCGCAACTACCTCGGCAAGGGCAACCGGCTTCCGGCCGAGTACCTGCTGCTCGACCGGGCGAACCTGCTGACCCTGAGCGCGCCCGAGCTCACCGTCCTCGTCGGCGGACTGCGTGTCCTGGGCGCCAACCACGGCCAGTCCTCGCACGGTGTCCTCACCGCGACCCCCGGACAGCTCACCAACGACTTCTTCGTCAACCTGCTCGACCTGGGCACGACGTGGAAGGCGACCTCGGAGGACGCGACCACCTTCGAGGCCCGTGACGACGCCACGGGCGAGGTCAAGTGGACCGGCACCCGTGCCGACCTCGTCTTCGGCTCGAACTCCGAGCTGCGCGCGCTCGCCGAGGTCTACGCGAGCGACGACGCCGGGGCGAAGTTCGTGAAGGACTTCGTCGCCGCCTTCGCCAAGGTCATGAACCTGGACCGGTTCGACCTGGTCTGA
- the lpdA gene encoding dihydrolipoyl dehydrogenase, which yields MSTHFDVVVLGAGPGGYVAAIRASQLGLSTAIVEEKYWGGVCLNVGCIPSKALLRNAELAHIFTQEAKTFGIQVNGEVSFDYGAAFTRSRKVADGRVKGVHYLMKKNKITQYTGRGTFRDDRTLDVALSDGGTETVTFGHCIIAAGATTRLLPGTSLSERVVTYEEQILSETLPDSIVIAGAGAIGVEFAYVLHNYGVQVTLVEFLDRIVPLEDEEVSAELARRYKRLGINVLTSTRVEAIDDSGDRVKIMVTTGGQRQTLEAGKVLQAIGFQPRVQGYGLENTGVKLTDRGAIDIDGRCRTSVPHIFAIGDVTAKLMLAHAAESMGIVAAETIADAETMELDYVMIPRATYCQPQIASFGWTEAQAREQGFDVQVAKFPFTANGKAHGLGETAGFVKLLSDARHGELLGAHLIGPEVTELLPELTLAQQWDLTVHEVARNVHGHPTLGEAVKEAVHGLAGHMINM from the coding sequence ATGAGCACTCACTTTGACGTGGTGGTCCTGGGCGCCGGCCCGGGAGGATATGTCGCGGCGATCCGGGCCTCGCAGCTCGGACTCAGCACGGCGATCGTCGAGGAGAAGTACTGGGGCGGTGTGTGCCTGAACGTGGGGTGCATCCCGTCGAAGGCACTGCTGCGCAACGCCGAGCTCGCCCACATCTTCACCCAGGAGGCCAAGACCTTCGGCATCCAGGTGAACGGCGAGGTGAGTTTCGACTACGGCGCGGCCTTCACCCGCAGCCGCAAGGTGGCCGACGGACGCGTCAAGGGCGTCCACTACCTGATGAAGAAGAACAAGATCACGCAGTACACCGGCCGCGGCACCTTCCGCGACGACCGCACGCTCGACGTCGCCCTGTCCGACGGCGGCACGGAGACCGTGACCTTCGGCCACTGCATCATCGCCGCCGGCGCCACCACCAGGCTGCTCCCCGGCACCTCGCTGAGCGAGCGCGTGGTGACGTACGAGGAGCAGATCCTGTCGGAGACCCTGCCGGACAGCATCGTCATCGCGGGCGCCGGAGCCATCGGCGTGGAGTTCGCCTACGTGCTCCACAACTACGGGGTCCAGGTCACCCTCGTCGAGTTCCTCGACCGGATCGTCCCACTGGAGGACGAGGAGGTCTCCGCCGAACTGGCCCGCCGCTACAAGCGGCTCGGCATCAACGTGCTGACGTCCACCCGGGTCGAGGCGATCGACGACTCCGGCGACCGGGTCAAGATCATGGTGACCACCGGCGGCCAGCGGCAGACGCTGGAGGCCGGCAAGGTGCTCCAGGCCATCGGGTTCCAGCCGCGTGTTCAGGGCTACGGTCTGGAGAACACCGGGGTGAAGCTCACCGACCGCGGCGCGATCGACATCGACGGCCGGTGCCGTACGAGCGTGCCCCACATCTTCGCGATCGGTGACGTGACGGCGAAGCTGATGCTGGCCCACGCGGCCGAGTCGATGGGGATCGTGGCCGCCGAGACGATCGCCGACGCGGAGACGATGGAACTCGACTACGTCATGATCCCGCGGGCCACCTACTGCCAGCCGCAGATCGCCAGTTTCGGCTGGACCGAGGCGCAGGCCCGCGAGCAGGGCTTCGACGTCCAGGTGGCGAAGTTCCCGTTCACGGCGAACGGCAAGGCCCATGGTCTCGGCGAGACGGCGGGATTCGTGAAGCTCCTCAGCGACGCGCGCCACGGCGAACTCCTCGGCGCCCATCTGATCGGCCCCGAAGTCACCGAGCTGCTGCCGGAGTTGACGCTCGCCCAGCAATGGGACCTGACGGTCCACGAGGTCGCGCGCAATGTGCACGGCCACCCGACGCTCGGCGAGGCGGTCAAGGAGGCCGTACACGGACTGGCGGGCCACATGATCAACATGTGA
- a CDS encoding MarR family transcriptional regulator, with protein MDDDRLAEDLRLAVGQLVRAVRPADQMPPGEAAVLGYLDRGGPLTTADIAQQRGVSHQSVAKAVKELLGQGFVRAEPHPTDGRKLLLHLTTAGSGRLAEERRRREDWLGAAINEALNSDERQTLAAALPLLSRLTAHLKSR; from the coding sequence ATGGACGACGATCGGCTGGCCGAAGATCTACGCCTGGCCGTCGGGCAGCTCGTACGCGCCGTGCGCCCCGCCGACCAGATGCCTCCCGGCGAGGCCGCCGTCCTGGGATATCTGGACCGCGGTGGTCCGCTGACCACGGCCGACATCGCCCAACAGCGGGGCGTGAGCCATCAGTCGGTCGCCAAGGCGGTCAAGGAACTCCTCGGTCAGGGCTTTGTGCGTGCCGAGCCCCATCCCACCGACGGGCGCAAGCTCTTGCTCCACCTCACGACGGCGGGCAGCGGCCGACTGGCCGAGGAGCGCCGAAGGCGCGAGGACTGGCTCGGCGCCGCGATCAACGAGGCCCTGAACTCCGACGAACGCCAGACACTGGCCGCGGCGCTGCCTCTGCTGTCCCGCCTGACCGCGCACCTGAAATCCAGGTAG
- a CDS encoding MBL fold metallo-hydrolase, translated as MKLTKHAHACVTLEKDGTRLVIDPGTFTPDAAEAVSRAHAVLITHEHFDHFDEKLVAAALEDRPDLHVYGTAAVAAALGGQSSRVHTVIAGDTFTAGSIAVSVHGHRHAPIHADIPCPDNVGYLLDGGVLYHPGDAYFAPEAPVRTLLLPTSGPWTKLGEAADYVRAVKPERVIQIHELMLSELGRQSTANLLGEKGLTGTPIDLLEPGTTVQL; from the coding sequence ATGAAGCTGACCAAACACGCCCACGCCTGCGTCACGCTCGAGAAGGACGGCACTCGCCTGGTCATCGACCCCGGCACCTTCACCCCGGACGCGGCAGAGGCCGTCTCCCGGGCCCACGCCGTACTGATCACTCACGAGCACTTCGACCACTTCGACGAGAAGCTGGTCGCCGCGGCCCTCGAAGACCGGCCCGACCTGCACGTCTACGGCACCGCGGCCGTCGCGGCCGCCCTGGGCGGGCAGAGCAGCCGCGTCCACACCGTCATCGCGGGCGACACCTTCACCGCCGGGTCCATCGCCGTCTCCGTGCACGGCCACCGCCACGCGCCGATCCATGCCGACATCCCGTGCCCCGACAACGTCGGCTACCTCCTCGACGGGGGCGTCCTCTACCATCCCGGCGACGCCTACTTCGCGCCCGAGGCTCCCGTGCGCACCCTCCTGCTGCCGACCAGCGGGCCGTGGACCAAGCTCGGCGAAGCCGCCGACTACGTACGCGCCGTCAAGCCCGAGCGCGTCATCCAGATCCACGAACTCATGCTGAGCGAACTCGGCCGGCAGTCCACCGCCAACCTCCTCGGCGAGAAGGGCCTGACGGGCACCCCGATCGACCTCCTGGAGCCCGGCACCACCGTGCAGTTGTAG
- a CDS encoding alpha/beta hydrolase — MSDPTTYVLVHGAWHDGQAWDRVVPLLTAQGHRVFAPSLTGHGDKAHLLSPHVGLTTHVDDIVGLILGHDLSDVVLAGHSYAGMVISSVADRVPERIARLVYIDAMVPTHGENAIDVMPITQVMIDGAAAGAQPWRIPPLPELPAPLGLFGVTDPDDIAWLKSTLTDESVLCFQQPAEMDNPAQALIPRVHILCVGGAPEGVARRPVPEMQPNGEPSRVYELKTGHDCMITQPAELGGLLLDIA, encoded by the coding sequence ATGTCCGACCCGACCACCTATGTTCTCGTCCACGGGGCCTGGCACGACGGGCAGGCCTGGGACCGCGTCGTCCCGCTGCTCACCGCCCAGGGCCACCGCGTCTTCGCTCCGTCCCTGACCGGCCACGGGGACAAGGCGCACCTGCTAAGCCCCCATGTCGGGCTCACCACCCACGTCGACGACATCGTCGGCCTCATCCTCGGCCACGACCTGAGCGATGTCGTCCTCGCCGGGCACAGCTACGCGGGAATGGTCATCTCCAGCGTGGCCGACCGGGTCCCCGAGCGCATCGCGCGCCTGGTGTACATCGACGCGATGGTGCCGACGCACGGCGAGAACGCCATCGACGTCATGCCGATCACGCAGGTCATGATCGACGGTGCCGCGGCTGGTGCCCAGCCCTGGCGCATTCCGCCGCTGCCGGAGCTCCCCGCGCCGCTCGGGCTGTTCGGCGTCACCGACCCCGATGACATCGCCTGGCTCAAGAGCACGCTCACGGACGAGTCGGTCCTCTGCTTCCAGCAGCCGGCCGAGATGGACAACCCCGCGCAGGCGCTGATCCCACGGGTTCACATTCTCTGTGTCGGCGGTGCGCCCGAGGGCGTCGCCCGTCGGCCCGTCCCGGAGATGCAGCCCAACGGTGAGCCTTCCCGCGTATACGAGCTGAAGACCGGTCACGACTGCATGATCACCCAGCCCGCGGAGCTCGGCGGACTGTTGCTCGACATCGCCTGA
- a CDS encoding helix-turn-helix domain-containing protein has translation MSPRPGTVFLADCPARLAIEVIAGKWAVVTLFALSDGPLRHGELVELIGGVSRKVLTQTLRRLQGNGLIERRVYAEAPPRVEYGLTELGRTLEEPIARLTEWARSNGEAIAAFHEAAGAADA, from the coding sequence ATGAGCCCCCGTCCAGGAACCGTCTTCCTCGCCGACTGCCCCGCCCGACTGGCCATCGAGGTCATTGCCGGCAAGTGGGCCGTCGTCACGCTCTTCGCGCTGAGTGACGGTCCCCTGCGGCACGGGGAGTTGGTCGAGCTGATCGGAGGCGTCTCGCGCAAGGTGTTGACGCAGACGCTGCGCCGGCTCCAGGGCAACGGGCTCATCGAACGGCGCGTGTACGCCGAAGCGCCACCCCGTGTGGAATACGGCTTGACCGAGCTGGGGCGCACGCTGGAGGAGCCCATCGCAAGGCTCACCGAATGGGCGAGATCCAACGGTGAAGCGATCGCCGCCTTTCATGAGGCGGCCGGGGCGGCAGACGCCTAG
- a CDS encoding zinc-binding dehydrogenase: MKAVVIRTFGSPEGLEVVDVPVPVPAPGQVRIDTEAIGVGGVDAVIRRGTLAAHGFREGHLLGSEVAGSVTAVGEGVDASWTGRRVWAFTGLSGGYAEQAVASVDDVLPLPAGLTGAQAVSLGGSGVVAHFALERARLAPGEAVLVRGAAGSIGITAVQLAARNGAGSVAVTTSSAGRGARLRELGATHVLDRAGEGGKDAPGFDVVIDVVGGPQLPLFLDRLNANGRYVAVGVVGGQPPADFGMRLMDAFRRSLSFATFSSDTVPGAVRQAVRASQFADAALGGLRTVVHEVLPLDQAALAHRKMDEGEVFGRVVLVP; encoded by the coding sequence ATGAAGGCCGTCGTCATCAGGACATTCGGAAGCCCCGAGGGCCTGGAGGTCGTCGATGTGCCCGTGCCGGTTCCCGCTCCGGGGCAGGTGCGCATCGACACCGAGGCGATCGGAGTGGGCGGTGTGGACGCCGTGATCCGCCGGGGAACGCTCGCCGCCCACGGCTTCCGGGAGGGCCATCTCCTGGGCAGTGAGGTCGCCGGAAGCGTCACCGCGGTGGGAGAGGGCGTGGACGCCTCGTGGACGGGGCGGCGGGTGTGGGCGTTCACCGGTCTGTCCGGCGGGTATGCCGAGCAAGCCGTCGCCTCGGTCGATGACGTGCTGCCGCTGCCCGCCGGTCTGACCGGCGCCCAAGCGGTCTCTCTCGGCGGCTCCGGCGTGGTGGCTCACTTCGCCCTGGAAAGGGCCCGCCTCGCACCAGGAGAGGCGGTGCTCGTGCGCGGGGCGGCGGGCAGCATCGGTATCACTGCGGTCCAGCTCGCGGCCAGGAACGGCGCGGGCTCGGTGGCGGTCACCACTTCATCGGCCGGACGTGGTGCCCGACTCCGGGAACTGGGCGCCACGCACGTCCTGGACCGCGCCGGCGAGGGCGGCAAGGACGCACCGGGCTTCGACGTGGTGATCGATGTCGTGGGAGGTCCCCAACTTCCCCTCTTCCTGGACAGATTGAACGCCAACGGGCGGTACGTGGCGGTCGGCGTGGTCGGTGGACAGCCGCCGGCGGACTTCGGCATGCGGCTGATGGACGCCTTCCGCAGATCGTTGTCGTTCGCCACCTTCAGCTCCGACACCGTGCCCGGCGCCGTCCGGCAGGCCGTCCGGGCCTCCCAGTTCGCCGACGCGGCGCTCGGGGGCCTGCGCACGGTGGTGCACGAGGTGCTGCCGCTGGACCAGGCGGCTCTGGCCCACCGCAAGATGGACGAGGGAGAGGTCTTCGGGAGGGTGGTGCTGGTGCCCTGA
- a CDS encoding helix-turn-helix domain-containing protein — protein MTGYLPRTVRADARDNRARILDAARTVFGEEGLGAPMRAVARHAELAPATLYRHFPTKQALIAQTFAEQRRACHAAVRDALAHADPWYGFRSLIERICELHAHSRGFGDAFMTAFPESMDFAADRERTVRAVAEVARRAQETGELRPGFIVDDLILMLTAHQGLQHAPRPARLTDSRRFAAYVIDAFRS, from the coding sequence ATGACCGGGTACTTGCCTCGGACAGTGCGCGCCGACGCCCGCGACAACCGGGCGCGCATCCTGGACGCCGCCCGCACGGTGTTCGGCGAGGAGGGCCTGGGCGCACCCATGCGCGCCGTCGCCCGGCACGCGGAACTCGCCCCCGCCACGCTGTACCGGCATTTCCCGACCAAGCAGGCACTGATCGCGCAGACCTTCGCCGAGCAGCGCCGGGCCTGTCACGCCGCCGTCCGCGACGCCCTCGCGCACGCGGACCCGTGGTACGGATTCCGGAGCCTGATCGAGCGGATCTGTGAACTCCACGCGCACAGCCGCGGATTCGGCGACGCCTTCATGACGGCCTTTCCCGAGTCCATGGACTTCGCCGCCGATCGAGAGCGGACCGTACGCGCGGTCGCCGAAGTGGCCCGCCGTGCCCAGGAGACCGGCGAGCTCCGGCCCGGCTTCATCGTCGACGACCTGATCCTCATGCTCACGGCCCACCAGGGCCTCCAGCACGCGCCCCGCCCGGCCCGGCTCACGGACTCCCGCCGCTTCGCCGCCTACGTGATCGACGCGTTCCGCTCCTGA
- a CDS encoding ATP-binding cassette domain-containing protein, producing the protein MAEVRTEPDVRDRETVVALRDVSVHRHTNSQVILAGVDWTVRAGEHWALLGANGAGKTTLLRLLGALMHPTTGSVEVLGSRLGRVDVRELRARIGHVSTAQRVPQDLDAHGVVLTGHTGTVQPLWRKYDAEVRRRAHELLAELDIKELADRPYGVCSGGQRARVLIARALTAEPALLLLDEPFNALDLPSREDLVEAMQRLAESRPDLATVTVTHHLEELSPAVGHTLLLREGRVLAQGPVESTLTDPWMTTCFGRHITVVRHGGRWAAYSGSHQGS; encoded by the coding sequence ATGGCCGAGGTGCGGACCGAGCCGGACGTCAGGGACAGGGAGACGGTGGTCGCGCTCCGCGATGTGAGCGTCCACCGGCACACGAACAGCCAGGTGATCCTCGCCGGGGTCGACTGGACGGTCAGGGCCGGTGAGCACTGGGCCCTGCTCGGAGCCAACGGCGCGGGCAAGACGACCCTGCTGCGGCTCCTGGGGGCCCTGATGCATCCGACCACGGGGAGCGTGGAGGTGCTCGGCTCCCGGCTCGGCCGGGTCGACGTCCGTGAGCTGCGCGCCCGGATCGGTCATGTGAGCACGGCCCAGCGGGTTCCGCAGGACCTCGACGCCCATGGAGTCGTCCTGACGGGCCACACCGGCACCGTCCAGCCGCTGTGGCGGAAGTACGACGCCGAGGTGCGCCGGCGCGCCCACGAACTGCTCGCCGAGCTGGACATCAAGGAGCTGGCCGACCGGCCGTACGGGGTCTGCTCGGGTGGTCAGCGGGCCCGCGTCCTGATCGCCAGGGCGCTGACGGCCGAGCCGGCCCTGCTGCTGCTCGACGAGCCGTTCAACGCCCTGGACCTGCCCTCCCGGGAGGACCTCGTGGAGGCCATGCAACGGCTGGCCGAGAGCCGCCCGGACCTGGCGACGGTGACGGTCACCCACCATCTGGAGGAGCTGTCCCCGGCGGTCGGCCACACCCTCCTTCTGCGCGAGGGGCGCGTCCTGGCGCAGGGGCCCGTCGAGAGCACCCTGACCGACCCCTGGATGACGACCTGCTTCGGCCGGCACATCACCGTGGTCCGCCATGGCGGGCGATGGGCGGCCTATTCCGGCTCCCACCAGGGTAGTTGA
- a CDS encoding FAD binding domain-containing protein, translating to MLLRLPKSVSEAQEYLTEGAVPIGGATLVWATWQRDGFPDRAMSLRDLPEANTIEREALGAAVVLNRIDDRVPEVLRRAAAGVGTGAVRRAATVGGNIVGSTLRCLLPAALVLDARAVILEPEGVTETDLAEVLAKRQLLLSLRWRTPVTSNYHKAAAEPGGASPLVVAAALHAEDDGTNRFRVAVRSEDEVFFESAVREGEADGIPRSLWDGSFARLPDTARELVGRQVTELLARPAAA from the coding sequence GTGCTGTTGCGTCTGCCCAAGTCCGTGTCCGAAGCACAGGAGTACCTGACCGAAGGGGCGGTTCCGATCGGCGGGGCGACCCTGGTGTGGGCCACCTGGCAACGGGACGGCTTTCCCGACCGCGCCATGTCGCTGCGCGACCTCCCCGAGGCCAACACGATCGAGCGCGAGGCCCTGGGCGCCGCCGTGGTGCTGAACCGTATAGACGACCGGGTGCCCGAGGTGCTGCGCCGGGCGGCCGCCGGCGTGGGGACCGGCGCCGTACGCCGGGCCGCCACGGTGGGCGGCAACATCGTCGGCAGCACGCTGCGTTGTCTGCTGCCCGCGGCCCTCGTCCTCGACGCCCGGGCGGTCATCCTGGAGCCTGAGGGAGTCACCGAGACCGATCTGGCCGAGGTGCTCGCCAAGCGTCAACTGCTCCTGAGCCTGCGCTGGCGCACACCGGTCACCAGCAACTACCACAAGGCCGCCGCCGAGCCGGGCGGCGCGTCGCCGCTCGTCGTCGCCGCGGCGCTGCACGCGGAGGACGACGGCACCAACCGCTTTCGTGTCGCGGTCCGTTCCGAGGACGAGGTGTTCTTCGAGAGCGCCGTGCGCGAGGGCGAAGCGGATGGCATTCCGCGCTCGCTCTGGGACGGTTCCTTCGCTCGGCTTCCGGACACGGCCCGGGAGCTGGTCGGCAGGCAGGTGACCGAGCTGCTGGCGCGCCCCGCCGCCGCCTAG